ccgccgccgccggctacaAGAAAGAAGATTGGGTGATTTGGCATGGGGGGGAGCTCCAACACCAACACCAACACCAGAAGCGGCGGTGGCAAGGACAAGCACGACGAGACATCGCCGTCCTTCAAGGAGGGCGAGAGAGTGCTCGCCTACCACGGCCCCCTCCTCTACGAGGCCAAGGTCCGCCCCTATCTCCCATTCCACTCCAATCCAACCTAGGGTTCtagtcccctcccctcccctcccctccggatTTCGTTCATTTAATTTTGCTTCTCTGCAAATGGCCTCCATAGTTGCTCCGCTCCCATACTTGAATTTCCTAGCCTTCTTTCGCTTGTTAATTGCATTCCCCAATAGATTTTGTCTTCTGGATTTCTCAAGGTTCAAAAGTCCGAAAACAAGGAGGATGAGTGGCGGTATCACGTGCATTATCTTGTAAGTCTCCGTCGCCATTGTACACCATGACAAGTGCTTAAAAATGATGCATTAACTTTGGGTGTTCCCTTACGATATCCACGTTACCTGTATAATATATTTGGCACCTCCTCCCCCCTCTTTGTCTTGCTTTAatcttcctcttttcttttctagggTTGGAGTAAGAGGCAAGTGCATACCATGGATGATCGATAAGTCTTCCATGCTTACCTATAGCTGATAACTTATTACCAATGCTTTCCAGTTCTTTATGTTGATGTGAATATTTTTCTAACCATACAAGGAAGATCTGTACCTGTACCTGTATGATGCATTTGATGTTTTATTCTATCAAGCAATTGACATTATTTTTACATGTAGTACCATGAGATATGTGAAAGTATGCAAATCTTCTCATGAATCTGCACTGGCCTCAATCTGATTAATACAGAACTACAGCATAGCATCATGTCAAAGCCATAGAATTCAGAACAGACTTTGGGCTACATCTGTGTCTCTTTGTTGTGTAATGGAAATATATGATGTTTTTGAAACCGTCGAATCAAACTTTTATAGTTTTGACCACCAATATATCAAATGCTATTTATAGATTCACTTGTAAATGAAACCATTAGATTCGTTTGTGAAACATATGATGATTGAATGATTATGTTGATGAAATCATCTCTAGAACTTGATCTGTTATGTCTCAGTTGGGGAAGTGATCCTATGCCTGTTTTGTTGACTTTGATTTAGGACCTGAGTGAGTGCCTGGAGCCCAGATGACTTGACATATTTTTAATTATGACCAATCCATTTTCCATGTGTGAATTGAAGTGATGGCAACACAAATTTGTTTAATACTTGTGCCGGATGAAAAATTTCACTGAGGCCTTTGACAGTTTAAAAGTGTCTAAGTTGGATTTTGGACCTTGAGCTGGATATGGATTACCTTATGCATGTTCTagtgtctttttatttttctggcAGGGCCATATTGTTGTCTAACACCATGTTTGGGTAGTCTCACATCTTTGCCCTTAcgttgcaattttttttcttaatatttTCATGAATCCTGTTTAGGGGCTTGTTTCTATCATTGCGCTGATGCTATTTAGTTGTCTTTCTGCTCTCCTAATCCAAGTAAATGGCCTtcttattatgtttattttcaATGAGTACAGCGTGAATCCTATTGAGGGGCTTGTTTCTATCATTGCACTGAGGCTATTTAGTTGTCTTTCTGCTCTCCTAATCCAAGTAAACAGTCTTCTTATTGTGTTTATTTTCAATGAGTACAGCTGGGATGAATGGGTCACAAATGATCGCTTACTGAAATTGACCGACGAAAATATCCGCAAACAACAAGAGCTTGAAAAGAGCCAAGCAGTTGACAAAAGTGTAAAATCTGGACGGTCAGCGCAGCATAAGCCAAAAGGTTCTAATGGTTAGCTtattcctccctcttctccgtATTGTTTCCATTGGAATTGATTACGCATGCTTTTTTACTGGGTCGATAGTTTTTACTTCTATCCGTGACAAGCTATCTGTGTGTTAAATCAATGTTTGTGCTGTTGGATCATGTCTAGACTATTCCACTGGGAGCTTCCTTTCTAGGAACTATTTTGCCAAATGGTCGTTTTTACTATGTTCTATAGCTGTGAGTGTTATgtttctattataaattttgtattttgCTAATAGAATCAATCATCTTGGAAATGCTTAATCTGTAGTTAAAAGAGTAGAAATGCCAAATGGCAAAGAGATTGTGAATATGGGATGGTTATAACTTATAACTGAATGCTGTGATCATTTACATTGACGGATTAAGCTCAAACTTCACCCTGGGAGATATTTCTTCCAAAGTTTGGAGTTGTGAACCAATCTTGGAGTAATTTTGTGATAGTTAGTGTACAGTACGTGGTAGATTACTGTTATGGGTGTTGGTACTACGCATATAGGACATTCTGAAATTTCCCGTTCATACTTTTTCATATTGGTATGGttatgaattcatgatcatatTTCTGTTTTATGGTGGAAACTATCTCTCAGTCCAATCATGAAAATTGCCATGGCTTTGATACCAATTCAGCATGAAAACTCTTAGAACATTGTATATGTTCTTTTCAATTGTTAAACTATCTGTTTATTGAATTTGAACTGTAATTTTATTTGTACTTCTAGAAATAAGAAATGATGACCAATGGTAAACCAAAGGGAAAGAAAAGATAGAAGTTCCTATTTGcaacatttatttttctttctggcACATTGAATTTTTAAAGGGGTGCTACCACTCTATTTGCTACATTGGGAATGGAATAAACCATGCTGTTATAGTGGTTATACCAAAATTTTTCCCATGCTTCCACCTAAGGATGGGTTTCCACTTAATGTCTtacttttttaattaaatatatcTTACTTACCTATGGTAATTGCATTCAGCAGATGCAAAAACTGATAAAGAGGACACCAAGATTATTGGTAAGTTCACTTATACATTTTTCAAAGTTCTTGTATCATTGTCTCTGGTGGTTCATGCCTTCATGGTTCTTCTGATTTGTATGATACTTATTACATTTGATCTCTGCGATGTTAAAACTGCAGTCAAGGGGAAGAAACGCAAAAGTCAGCCTGGTGGGACTGAGGTGCCTCTCACTTTCAAATATGTTTTATTGTGAAGTATTTGATTTCCATGAATTTCATTTTCTATCAATTATAATACTGCAATTTGCCTTTTGAGATATCGTTTCTAAACTACTGATATTATGCATATTTCTGCTCCTTTGAACTAATAATACTTTTttattagttttctttttattttctagtaCTACATGGTTTGGCAATTATGCTCATTTTGCAGCATACATGTGGAAAATGGGAACATTCTATGGTCGACGTGGACCTTTTGTTGTATGATGATGACAATTTTATTTTCTCAACATTCTAAATTGTAATGATGAATAGGAAATCATGTTGCTTCAGTGCTTCGTTTAGTTCTTTACACAACAATCCAATTTCTGGACTAAATGATGTTTGGTTACCAGCAAAAATAATCTAACTGTAAGAATTGTGTAGTATGGATAAATTTAGAACACATGTTAAATTTAAACTGGAACTATAAACTAATGTTTTACATTGTGCGAAGAGAATTCGTGACCTACCTATTTGCAGACTGATAAATTTTACATTTTGAAGCTTTCAGCTATATTTGGCAATCATATGGTAGAACATTTTATCTATCAAGTTTTCTTGTGACATATTTGTAAACATAGTGACAACTCTGCCCTGTTTGATCcaggagaaagaaagaaaatcatCTGAGAGTCTCTTCATGTCACATTTTCCTTCAACACTAAAAAAACAACTTGTTGATGATTGGGAGTTTGTCACGCAGCTGGGTAAGGTATTCAATTCTTTCTCTGAGCCGTCTTTGAATTATTTATGTCCAAAGCACACTCCTCATTGTTCAATTATAATTGAATATTGTCTCTGAATTGGCATGGAAACAACAGGTACTTAAGAGAAGCATATTTGTATCAAATAGGAACTAATAAGAGAATGAAAACTAGCAATATTTATTtccttcagaaaaaaaaaactagcaatcTTGACCAGTGGATATATTGTTCATTGTACATTCCGCAGCTAAATTTTGACATATACCACCTTACTGTTAGACAAACAACCTTGATATATGCCACTCAAACTTACCTAGATATATCCTGTATATTTTGTATATTTCGTGTATCTGTGGAGCTGGATTTTCTGCACCTTTTTGAACATGATTGACTGATGCCAACATGTTGTCATGTTCATTTCTCATGTAAGAATTGTGTAGTATGGAAAATTGTAAGAATTAAGGTTCCCCAAAAAGGTTACTATTTCAAGAAGAATTACTAACAACTAGACAGACTTGAATGTTTCAAGTCATTATGTTGCACTAATTCCTGACAGGAAAAGGTACTTGTTATAAAACTACAAATACGATGAGTTTGTCCTCAGTTATCACTTTATCAGTATGCCAAAGTTAACTGTTTATCATTCTCACCAGCTTCTTTCCTGAGCCAATTTCCTTGTTCTGCAGCTTGTGAAGCTACCTCGATCCCCCACTGTCGATGATATTCTAAAGAAGTACTTGGAGCACCGAACAAAGAAGGATAACAAGTAAGCATTCTATATAAACATAAATTCTTATTTATTGGCATATCTTTGACACAACAAGTTATAAACAGTGTTGGGATATGGAATTCTACTGTAGGTATCGAGGCATACACCATGATGTTTTAAACAAATGTTAGTGTCATTGGTGCAATTCCTTATTTGCTACTTGAAAATCCATGTGATCCCTTTACCCCTAATGTCttgctgacatgtggaccctgGACCAACATGTCATTGAGAGAATGAGTGGAAAATAAAGGAACGAGTAACGAGTATTCGAGTAAACTTTCAGAGGTGCAAAGAAGTTACAAGTCTTTTAATTGGAAGAAGGGATAAAATAAAATGTGGAAAGATATTATAGTCTAACATGCTTTTGAATTATAATTGATGTATTTTTCAGAAAGTATTGGAAGTTACTCTAATTTTAACaaataaacagaaaaaaaaacaggaggATGCTGGTGCATGAGAATCGCTGAGTTTAAGATTACTCACTGACAAACTAGGCAAAGTTACTTTTGTGTAGTGTGTTAtagaattttataaaaaaaatggctaTTCAGATGAATATTCATGAATTTTGGTAGGTTCCCACATATATACAAAGATAATGTAAAACAAAGATAGGGACTATCACCTTTGGACAGGTCTTGGTGCCGTGGTCACAAAAGTTCCCAGATCGATGGATTGAGGAACTAGAACGAGGAACACGGGATGccattttctaaaaacatgGAACGTTAGGGGTATACCTCTTCCTAAAACATGGAACGTTAGTTGGAACACATTCCTAAGTTGTTTGGAACATCCCTCTATCACTCCATGGTCGTCCCACAGCGTGACGAGGGCAATGCTTGTCCATTCTCCACTGCATGATGTTGCTGACGCTCGTACATGCACAGCAGGACGTTGGCGAGCAGCGAGGGAGCAACAACAACGTTCGTCCCATCCAGATGAGTTCAAATTTAGTGAAAGTTAATCAAATTATAGATTTTGCTTGGAAATTTTGGATTGCCTTTCCATCATTTGCTCCATTGTGCTGCATTTCTGTATCATACTGCTCTACTCGTTATTCTATCATACCTTGTACTGGGACCACTCTCGAGATGAAGTTCCATCCATgttccatccattttcgggATGAAGTTCCACATAGTTCCCGTTCCTCGATCCGGAACGAGGAACACACCCAAGTTGCATGTTCCATGTGACATCTGCTGCATTTCCCTTCAATTTTCAACTAATATGTTTCACCCTAGGATACCTTAAAATGgttttctgaatttctgattatGCATTTCCTCCAGAATGCTCATTAGTTTTCTCAAGTTTTCTAGTATACTCCACAGAGGGATTTGGGTTTAATATGATATTGGGCTAATCGTGGATTTTTATATAAGATGCAGATGGTGGGTCTGCTGTATCTCATTTTGTTAATTTTAAATGCTAAACTTGAATGACATGTCCAGATACACTGGAATGCTGCATATGGCTGTATCCTGTATGTATCGGACATGGGAATGACATGTATTGTTGATTCATATCTTCATGTTATACCCATAATATGCAAAAACTTGCGCAAAATTTGACATTTATAAGCCAATTAGCTAAATTAGTGGCAGCGTGATACACACTTTATTGGCCCCATGACCCACATGCCATTAATCAACTTCCCATCCAAAGTTATACAAAACGTATGGCCAATTATATCTTTGTGGAACAATGCTGAGTATAGCATGCTTTTGTAAGTTGTGACTAAGGGATAAATTTAACTTAAATAAATCAACTAATGATGTGGACTACTGTAATCACATGTCACGTGAACATTGCAAACAGCAATTGCTGCACCTGACAGCTTCTATCTTTGTTTTGCAACAGCACAACCACAGAATTTCCACTCTTAGCTTAGGGTTTGTAATTCATCCTGTGTGTTCTGTGTGCTTGGTTACTGATTATTATGTGCAGCATAATCCAATAGTATGTTTACTATGTGCATGCTATTCTCTTAACATGACTGAAAACCATACACCAAAAGTCAAACCAGCTATTGAAATGCATCTGTTCTTGTTCAGCGCCTTGGCCTCACTGGTGGGATTATTTCTGTTGTACTGTGTGCCTTCACAAGGAGAGTTCCAGCATTTATTGGTCCATGCCCTGGACAAATCTTTCATGTTGCACATTGGCTGCATGGTTCAAGATTTTCATGGTTCATAGGTTTCATATGTAACCTTCTGATTTGCCTGTTTTTACCTGTCTAATTGCATGAGCAGTCCATGAAGCAAACAGAACCATTGAGGTTGCCAATTCTGGTTTCCTATGGTCAGACTGCTGGTTTGCTGTTTTTTCTTTGTATATCCACAAAACCATAAACTGACCTTTAACTCTTTCTGATTAAATTTCACTACATCTAAATGTCTGAGACCCAAaacttataaaatcattttaatattcatattaataaCCATAATTATGGAAATTCTGTCCTTATGCAACAAAGGTTTAGATGTTATGTTATTCTTATCCAAAACCTATTTGCATCATCTGTGTCtgtcaagattttttttaaaaaatatatatttttcttgaaaaGACCCACTAAAACTTTGTATTGTTTGTACTGAAGGATAAATGACTCTTATGCTGAGATTTTGAAAGGATTGCGATGCTACTTTGATAAAGCATTGCCTGCAATGCTTTTATATAAGAAAGAACAACAGCAGTACACTGAAGAGGTTAAAGGTGATGTTTCGCCCTCAATTATATATGGAGCCGAGCATCTACTGCGCCTTTTTGGTATGTGCAGTTCTCGATTATATGAGATATCCACCAATGAATAAATTATTCAGTAAAGTAAGGAAACAATTAGGAACAAGGTTTATTGTCTGTTCAAAATTTCACTTTCTTCCTGAATGTAACTTGCAAATTTACTTCTTCAAGCTTTCATTGCATTTCTAAACCTTCTCTTGTTGAAACCAATTATATCAGTTTCACTTTTGAATACATTGTTATGACtgagtaaaatttattttacccTCCTCATCTATTATGTTGTCTAGAAATCAATTCTCAGCTATGAAACAAAACAGCGTAATCAAAAGAGCCCCTTAAGACCAGTCCAATATGATTTTTACGGTGGTTTTTGCAGAGTTGGCATCCAAATTATCTACTTTTTGCTGAACATGGCACCTTATTTGCAAGCAATGTAGAAATAGTTGCCATGTCAGCTGTAACTGGTTTTGGTAGTTGAGCTTGAAAATGTCCAATTTCATAGTTGAGGGTTGGATTTTTAGGTTAGGGCTATAGTTGAAGAGGGTAACATCGACTATTGTAACCCTTGTGTATTCTATTATAATTTGAACTAGAGCCTGGGTAATAATTGTTCACAGGTATGAATAAATTGGAACCCCCATTAGCTGAATGAAATACAAGGTTTTGTTTGAGATGAATGTTTTGTGTCGGACTGTCGGTAGGATGTTGAGACTCAGAATAATTTGGAAGGCTAAGTACAATGTTTGAAAGGGTTCACTTCTTGCTGCTTTGCAGTGAAATTGCCGGAGCTACTTGCGTCTGTTAACATGGAAGAAGATGCACTCAACAAACTACAGCAGAAATTGCTGGACATTCTCAAGTAAGCAAATATTTCTTGATTTTATTGTTGGCGTCACTATGGCAACATATTCATTTCCCATCAATATACACAAATATGTGAAGTCGGTTAGCACCTTCATTTCTTCATGAAATTCCAGCCGTTATTTTTCTTCTGTATATACTAGCAGCTCTCTAGTTAGCCTGACTTTTAGAAACATGCTTGAAAATCTGTCCCACAATCAATTTTCTGGTCAATACCATAATTTTAGTTACATGCTTACCAGATTGTAGCAATCCCTGATAGTTAGGCATACTTAAAGCCAAAATGCTTACTAAACCAATTTGGAATTCATGGTAGGTTTCTGCAGAAGAACCAGAGTTCGTTCTTCCTTTCTGCGTATGATGGTGGTTCTAAAGGTACTGATGGGATAAAGACCAAATAGAAGCAAACTGTTGCATCTGTATGTTGACTGTACTTAACTGTCTCGCTgtgttattttaaatttttatttgattgcaCAATGGTCAATGAACATCACAACACTGTTTGCTAATTCATGTAGTGCTGCAGAAGGTTTCCTAAAATATGGTACTCTCATTGCATTTGCATCTGTGAGTTCGAGGATGTGTCCGCCCCCGCGGCCACCCCCACAGGCCACATTCCGTACGGTAGTTATCACAAACCACGTGAATTTCATATTTAAAAAgttgaattcaaaattttctcgTGGTTACTGTGCAGTTACCGCACTGTAAGCCGTGGTCTTTGGCttgaaaaacaaaataactGAAAAACAGAACCGCAACCTTGTATTTGACAAACAAAGATTGTAGCGTCTACACTATTTTCAACCGACGCTGTCTTGTAGTCATGCCAAATCATTATACACTTGGATTAGCATTTTTTTTGCCCCCATGGGATTTCATCAGGATCCATTCCCATTCAGCGTgtcaaaatatataattaagtcAGTGTGTTAGAAAGGAAAACCGTTGGGTCAATGGCTTGATGCAGCGTGTAGGCAAATCTACTCAACAACAGTTTTCTGGGGTAGCTCGGACCTTTCGAGAATGTTTAGGGGGCTCAATGTTCGGTTTATAATAACTTCGGTTGCAAGATGAACGCTCACATtaaatttttgattttttttcctcaaataaATAACCTAGGAGTCAAGTGGGAAAAgaaatattgctaaaatttgtaGGACAACAATTGAACTCCAAACAAATtaaggaagaaaaataaagcaaAGCAAATGGTGAGGTGAGTTGACATGGCACCAAACAACGGTGATGTAGCCGACTAGAAGTGGCTGCAATATGTCATGGACTTGGGTTGGTTGGGTGGAGAGGGGTTGGTGGAGTGGGATCATGTATGGGAGATCCAAACTGACATTGATAAGGGAGCTGGGATGGTAGTAGGACCTACTACACTTGAAGATGCTATACATTGATGGGATGGGATTTTAAACTCTagaggggattttttttttacatgtcatcaaaataaaaaataaagaagataGATCACcccacaaacatgtaagttcaaattcaacttctataagttgagaaaaaattaaactataactagttaacatatatttacagttaaatttgtttttttttgcaacttgtATAAGTTAAATATGATTTTGCATATTTGCAAAGTGgtctatcacatattaatctatcttgttgaaactttttttaaaaaaaatcataaccatTTAAGCtagtgacatgcaaacaacgagaaATGTTCCCTCGAGAGTTTAGAATTGTTTCCCATGCATTGAGGCAATTTGTTAATATAGTCACTAAAAACAGAATTGATGGTAGCGTTTCTCAAACCAGGATTATCAGATATTTTCATTTTCGTCTTGTAGAAACCTCACATAAATAGTGTATCATGTTCATCGACCCAATCAACCTAGGAACTTTGTCGGTATGGTCAAAATGCATCCTAAGGTTGTATGGTTGTATTACTTGAGATGGGGGTAAAAGAGAAGGACAAGATATATAAAGGtaagccattagcgcatgactAATTAAGTATGAATCGATATGAATCTTTGaagcaactttcttataaatatttttttaaaaaaaaagcagttCAAAAAACGTGCAcactaaaaaaaagataaaaaaaagatagaaagtGTGCACATTGAATCTCTCCCTCTGTTGTTAAAACGAACCATCCACTCTAAGATTGTGTTTGGCTCTTCTTTTCCCAACctttattttcttatttttcatgTACATATTTTCCGgattgctaaatggtgtgttttgtAAAATGTTTTATAGGAATGTTGTTTTACAAAATCATATTcatctattttaaaattttcaagctAATAAGTCGCTCAGTTTACCGTGCTAGACATGAACGTTCCTTGAACGTACGCAGCCTTAGCAGCCAATAAAATTGTGGAGATGCGGAgccaatttgtcaaaatttagGAGCCAAATGTCTAAATAGGTGGTACATTTAATTAGGAGTACTGTGGAAGGTAGCGTATCCTGTGGTTCGTTGACTAATATAATCTGCCCGTGCTGTGACGACTGTCAACAATATACTAATTTGCTAGTAGCTCTGAAATCTGTCCCATCTGTATCACAATCAAGCTTGCTTGGAATATTTGATTTGAGAGACATGCAATAGGTCTAGGTAGGGAATACATACACATTAATTATTACAATATAGTAAAgtggtaattaatttataatgGTTGTATTACGGTGCGTTACAGGGACAGGAAAGGAGTAGGAGTGGTAGGTAGGTAGGGGTAGCTAGAGGAGCGGCGGGAAAGGGTGGAGGCGCGGGTgggcgtggaggaggaggcgatgctTCCGAGCGCAAACCAGGCCGTCTGCCTCCTCCATGTCTATCAACTTATTGTCCATGCACTGCCAATCGAAGCACtgcagcagcgccgccaccaccgccggcacCGACTGCAGCGCAAGCCCCATCCCGGGGCACCCGCGCCGGCCGCTCCCGAACGGCATGAACTGGAAGTGCTGCCCGCGCGGCTccacgccctcgccgccgccgccggcgaggaaccGCTCCGGCCTGAACTCCAGCGGCTCCTCCCAGTACGCCGGGTCTCGCCCGATGGCCCACACGTTGATGAACACCGCCGTCTGCGCCGGCACCCTGAACCCTCGGATCTGGATCTCCTCCGTCGACTGCCTGTGCGcgatcggcgccgccggcctcaaCCGCAGCGTCTCCTTGTACGCCGCCTGCAGATACGGCAGTCTCGGCAGGTCCCCCTCGCCGGCGATCCTGTCCCGCCCCACCACCGCCTCGATCTCCTCCCGCACCTTGCGCAGGGCCTCCGGGTGGTTCATCAGCTCCGCCACCATCCACTCCACCATGGCGGCCGAAGTGTCGGACCCGGCAGTAACAACGTCCTGATCGATCGAGTGCATCATATCCATGCATCATCTTAGTACTCCACTCCACTAGCTAattaagaaagaaagaaagaaaaaagtgcGTGCTGGCTTACGATGATGAAGGCCTTGATGTTGTCTCTGGTGAGCTtcacctccgccgcgccgtcctccgccttgtccagcaggatgtCAAGCAGGTCCTTGCTGCCGACGTCTGTGTCTGTCTTCTTCCGCATCCTAGCCTCCTCCTTGTGCCTGATCATCTCCTCCAGCAGCGCGTCGAACCTCTTGTGCACGTCGGCCGCACGGCGCCCGAGGCCCTGCAGGTCCCAGCCACGGCACAGGGCGATGTAGTCGTCGGCGTTGAAGGCGCCCACCAGCTCCGCCACCACCTTCACCAGCTCCTGCGCCTCCTCCGTCACGCTGCTGGGGACCGTGCTGGCGGCCATGCGGATGATGGAGGTGTTGGACATGCGGATGAGCTCGCGGGTCAggtccaccgcctccgcctccggctgCGACAACACGTGGCGCAGCAGCGACACCAGCCCGGCTCGGCGCACGGGGCGCAGCTGCTCCACCGTGCGCGGGCCCAGCAGCTCCGACATGCACAGCCGCTTCATGAAGCGCCAGTGCGGGCTGTAGGGCGCGAACGCGAACCCCGCCGACTCGTACGCGAACTGCCGGGCCACCGCCGTCAGCGGCCGCTCCGATATCTTCGCCTCGTGGCTGCGGAtcagctccgccgccacctccgccgagCTCGCCACAACGCAGTGCGTCGACCCCAGCCG
This window of the Oryza sativa Japonica Group chromosome 4, ASM3414082v1 genome carries:
- the LOC4334885 gene encoding protein MRG1 isoform X8 encodes the protein MGGSSNTNTNTRSGGGKDKHDETSPSFKEGERVLAYHGPLLYEAKILSSGFLKVQKSENKEDEWRYHVHYLGWSKSWDEWVTNDRLLKLTDENIRKQQELEKSQAVDKSVKSGRSAQHKPKGSNADAKTDKEDTKIIVKGKKRKSQPGGTEEKERKSSESLFMSHFPSTLKKQLVDDWEFVTQLGKLVKLPRSPTVDDILKKYLEHRTKKDNKINDSYAEILKGLRCYFDKALPAMLLYKKEQQQYTEEVKGDVSPSIIYGAEHLLRLFVKLPELLASVNMEEDALNKLQQKLLDILKFLQKNQSSFFLSAYDGGSKGTDGIKTK
- the LOC4334885 gene encoding protein MRG1 isoform X2, yielding MGGSSNTNTNTRSGGGKDKHDETSPSFKEGERVLAYHGPLLYEAKILSSGFLKVQKSENKEDEWRYHVHYLGWSKSWDEWVTNDRLLKLTDENIRKQQELEKSQAVDKSVKSGRSAQHKPKGSNDAKTDKEDTKIIVKGKKRKSQPGGTEEKERKSSESLFMSHFPSTLKKQLVDDWEFVTQLGKLVKLPRSPTVDDILKKYLEHRTKKDNNRTLASSEGATTTINDSYAEILKGLRCYFDKALPAMLLYKKEQQQYTEEVKGDVSPSIIYGAEHLLRLFVKLPELLASVNMEEDALNKLQQKLLDILKFLQKNQSSFFLSAYDGGSKGTDGIKTK